gagaggtagggagagggaggagctgggtggcggcgaggggcggggctggtgtgggcacagacgagtgcaggccaccggctatatagtcgcgccgcacccgtgtgtacgcgtgcgagggaggggaggcgtcggtgcACCGTCCCGTGacacgccgcccgtgaggaatcaatggcaaggctgaccggcggcagccttggcattgattccccgcgggaaccgaggccgttgggggaagaagAGGCGCCgtctcgctgacgcggcgggccagcggctgtttcgcgccaaaacagttcgccccggcgctcccgggcgccccccagcgcgccgggttcggcctgagtCCGCCGGCGCCGTTTTtggcccaggccggcgaaaatcaggctcctgggggcgcgactggaccgtttttttggcgccggcgcgaaaaaatcgtctggggaggccttcctggggacgcggctggagatgccctaatatgCATGGAAAGGAATGAATGGTGCATATGTTCACATACCAATGTAAGAAGCAGGAGACCGCTGCAAAAATGAAACGAAGGCAATTCGAGGAGCAAGAGACCTACTAAGCAGAAGTTGAAGCACCTTTCGATTCGAAGAGCAATCTGCAAAAATTTAGAACATAAGTTCAGGGATAGGAGAAATCCCAGGTGACTGAAAACATGAAGCGTGCAGCAGGAGGGAAATAACTACAACGCACTGATAAAATAGAAATAAACAAATAAATTAGTAAAATGATGATATTGGCTTTTTACTATGTCCATCCTAAATTAGAAACATGTGCAGGTCGCACTACTAACCAATTTGTGTAAGCATGTATCATAATCACAATTTTATGAAATAAGAATCATTCTGAAATGCAAGGAGCAAGTGACCTGTGATGTAATGTGGCCAATCTGAGCAGCAAAAAACCTACACGCTCAGCATTCTTTCATCCCTAGCACAACCTGAGAAATTGCAAAGCATAATCTTGTGAGGATAGAAATATTCAGAGAGGGCTGAAAAGAGGGAGTGTGCACCTAGTACGGCTATAGTTGGTTCCCAGACATGGATGTGAGCAGGCATTCGTGGTCTATGTGTATGGCAGAGGGGTTATAAGCACAACCTTTTCCGCATTTGCAGGGTAATGAAGCAGGAGATAATGACGACCGTAAATTTAGTGTTGTGAGGCCGTTTCATATGCATTTGTGGCATGGAGGTGGAAGAGTTTGCGACATAAAAGCGGGTAAGACGAAGGAATATGATGGAATTAATGCTCATCTGTGGAGCGGCGGTGACTGGCAGGGGGCCGTTGGGCATGGCGGTGTAAGTCACCGGCGGTGGCTGGCCATGAGGACCATCGATTGGGGCGTGGCGGCTGAATCCATGGTGGCGGCGGCTTGATCCCGCATCTCTGGAGAGGTTGCTTACCGAGGACCGCCGGCGGTGAGGGCGACAGGGTCAGCAGGGGCGGCTGGCCAGAGGCAAGCATGGTTGGTGGCGGCTGGCCGGGGAAGGGTAGGTCGTGCACATCTGCCGGAAGGGATTGTTGCGGCGGCGGCTGGATGGAAGGGATTTTCTTTAGCTATTCTTGAGGGAAGGGTGTGGGTCGTCCGTATCCTGAACAATAGATGCCTATGGGCTTGGTGTGGGCCTTTTAGTGTCCAAATGGTAAAGTCTACGCTCAGCCCAGAGAATGAAATCAGAGGCCAGCAGCGAGCGGTGTGGCCGGAGCACGAAACGGTATGTTCACTTAGTGGTGGCAGCTCCTAGTAATTTTGACCAACACTTGATCTGACGGCTGTAGAGCATCCATCTATGTTGCATCAATGGATAGAACAATTTGGGTGACGTGGCTTCATGAGAAGGCAGAAAAATTATCTAATGGGATgcccctatttagatatagaagatgagAAAAATCGACGTATCTTTCTCCATGAAAGCCTCCCTATGTAGCGTCTGTGTAACAATATGAATGACAAAATCTGCCTCCTGAAGGAGGCATGGGAGTAGTTTTTGTTTCTACTTGGGCCAAGCTAATCCATTTTAGCTTTTGGCCTCTTCTCTAGGTTTTTCTAGTTTTATCTTTTAGGGCTTTTTGCCCTTGTACAATATTTCCTCCTTCTATAATGAAAAGGCAGAGCACCTGCCATTTCGATAAAAAAATCATGTCCACATTTTTTCCATGCCAGCTGGAAGTCTGGAACATGGGCAGCAACCACGATGGCCCATTGTGTTCCTATTCCATGCATGTACAAAACAACTCGCACAAGGAATCAATTAGATCGGAAAACGTACAAGATTTCAAAAGCTATGTGTGGTATGTGTAGGCGTTCTCAACCGCCAAGCTGGGGTGACGACGATGTGTGCATTCCCCACCTCTTTAAATACCCTAAATAGATACCGTGGACTTTGAGAGAGAGAAAATTCCCTAAGTTTCCACGTGAAGCCCACGGGACGGCTCGAATCTCCCAGAAATGAGGTACTATGGTGGTTTATTTAGTATTTACACTAGGTAATTTTATCACTATTCCCTCAGCTTGCAAAAACGCCTTACATTGCGGGACGGAGAGAGTAGCATTTTAGCGCCCTTCCTTTGGTTATTTAGTCCTATTGCCTGTTGCAAATTCTAGATTGGGGACTTGATGTTGATATGCATAGATTTGTCTCGAGAAGGTTGTCTAAATAATATGATCTTATTTGTCGTTTATATATAGTAATACATCAGAAACAATTGGATGTGTTTTGTAGTCCTCATAATTATCTCACATTTTGTGCTTGGAGCCTGTATTTTAACCCTACTTTTGAAATTGATAATGTTTTGTACGAGTACAAGTTTTTATTGCCTTCATGCTAGTAACTCCTTATACATCGATACATTAAAAAACTATGATATCCTTGTGTATATATCCTAGGGAGCTTCGAAACTTAGAAAATTGGCTTAAAATATGTAATTGCAACATCTAAGAGCACCATACAACAAAGAAATGATCTAAACATGTCAACATCTTTGCCACACCAGCTGAAACAAGGGCAGCAACCACAATGACCCATTGTGTTCAATTGTATGCATGTACAACACAAACTCGCACAAGGAATCGATCAGATCGGAAAGCATGCAAGATGTAGCAAACTATGTGTGGTATGTGTAGGCATTCTAAACCGGCAAGTTGGGGTCACGACGACGTGTCCATCACCTGCCTCTCTAAATACCCAAAATAGACACCCcggaccgagagagagagagagagagagagagagagagagagagagagaattcccTAAAGTTTCCACATGAAACCTAAGGGACGGCACGAATCTCCCTCAAATGAGGCGCTAGGGTGGTTTATTAAGCAGAATTTGCACTAAGGGAACCTTGTCACTAGCCATTTAGTAGCCCCCTTCCTTGGTTATTTTGTCCTATTGCCTTTTGCAAATTCTAGACTGGAAACTTGATgttgatatgcatatgcatggatTTGTCTCGACAAGATTGTCATAATAATATAATCTTACTTGTCGTCCCATATAGTACAACAGAAACAAGTGGACGCATTTTGTCGACCGTATCATCATCTCACATTTTGTGCTTGGAGATATATTTACTCATTTGAAACTGATGATGTTATGTACGAGTACAAGTTCTTATTGCCTTCATACATACGAGTACTTGTAAAAAACTATGATATCATTGCGTATATATCATtctactcttcttttttcttcccaTTTTCCTCCTCTTCGCTCGAGCTGctgctgtcatcttcctcctcgtcatcatcttcGGCTCCCTCTTCGTGCTCTGCCCCGGCCAGTGCTTTGGCCAACGCTtcctcctttgcttccttgagcgctttGACCAGCCTGGCCAGGGAGGTGTCCACATCCTTCTTTTTGGACTTGGGCATCAGGTTCTCGGCCACGTCGGCCGGGGTCATATTGACCGCCCCTAGAAGTTGCCGGATTTCATGGAAGAGCTCGTGGTCGTCGACGTGCAGGTAGTTCTTGGCGAGCACCTTGAAGGACTCGAAGCAGCAGTATGACATCTCGATGTGCACGTCCATCCTGCCCCGCCGGATCAGTGCCGGGTCCAGCTTCTCCTTGTGGTTGGTGGTGAACACGATGATCCGCTCGCCGCCGCATGCCGACCACAGCCCGTCGATGAAATTGAGCAACCCCGACAGCGTCACCTTGTTTTCTTCGTCCTTGCCGGCGCCTGGCGCCGGCGGGGCCTTCTTCTTTTTGTCGCCgctcttgctcttcttcttgtttggtttcttcttcttcttcttgcgctTGCCGGTGAGGTCGAGGGAGCAGTCGATGTCCTCGACGACGATGATGGACTTGCCCTTGGTCTCTATGAAGAGCCTCCGCAGCTCGGTGTTGTTCTTCACCGACGTCAGCTCCAGGTCGTACACGTCGTAGTCCAGGTACTTTGCCATGGCGGCGATCATGGTGGACTTGCCGGTGCCAGGGGGCCCGAAGAGCAGGTAGCCGCGCTTCCACGCCTTGCCGACGGAGGCGTAGTAGTCCTTGCCGTCGCGGAACATGTCGAGGTCGTCGATGATGTCCCGCTTCTTGTCCGGGTGCATGCCGAGCGTGGCGAAGGTGGAGGGGTGCTCGAGCTTGACGTGGCTCCAGACGCGCGCGTCGTAGCCGGACCAGTCGCTGCTGGGGTTGTTGGTGAAGAGGCGGCGCTGGCGGTTCCTGACGGTGGCGGCGCGGCCCTCGGCGAGGACGTGCGGGAGGTAGAGCGCGTCGACGAggccgcggtggcggcggtggaaggTGAGGCAGTAGGTGCGGCGCTCCTCCTCGTGCGCGGACCAGCTGATGACGTTGCCGCGGGGGAGCGTCTTGGTCTTGCGCCACCAGAGCTTGGCGCCGCGGAAGTCGTCGGCGACCTCCTCGTGGTCGTCGACGGCGACGCTCATGCGGTCGCTGTCGGCGGCGAGgtcggcgcggaggcggcgggcggcggaggcgcaggtgGCGCTGAGGTAGGCCTCGGCGGCGAGGTAGGCCTCGCTGCGGCCGAAGGAGGCGGGGACGTGCTCGTCGATGGAGATGGTGACGTAGGGGGTGATGGCCGCCTGGAGGCGGCGGGAGAGGGCGGCGAGGTGCTCCTCGAGCTGGGCGGGGAGGTGCTGCTGCACCATGGACCAGAGGAAGATGAGGCTGGCCGCCGCCGACCACACCCCGGCCCAGCCGTAGCCGTGGGCGTGGACGTCGCCGGCGATCGCCTCCATATGCTCTGCTCGATGCTCTGTAGTGTAGCCCCTGCACTTCACTGAACAATTCTGCGTCTCAGCCGTGTGCCTTTATAGCAACGACAAGACACGCTTGTTTCTACCGCTTGCTCAAACCAACCATTCTTCGGGTTTTTTCTTCTTTTCATAAGCCTTTTGATGAATTCCTGGTGTGATATATAGAAACTTTATTCCTTCGCCGGGAAGGAATGTAACGGATCCGGCAAACTTTTTGGAACTAAAATGGCCGTTCGCAAATATGGAACCAAAGCAAACAGGAACTTGGCGCCCAAGTTTCCCATCGGTCCACATGTACCGTGTGCTCACATTTCAAGGAAAATCAGCGGGACAGAGCCGGCCGGGACCTGCGCACGCGTCATTGGATTCGGCCGGCAGAGGACGCTGCGCCGCTGCCCATGTGTTAAATCCCCGATTATTattgtttttacttttttttttgaaagatccagcagaTTGCTGGCTTCATTAGATTTGGCTTCCTTAGATTTAGCAGGTACGTAGCACATGGAACATGGTCATGGTCATGGTCTTTGTGCATTTATTGCAGCATGCTCCGCTTCCCTGACTATGGACCCAACAGCCTCAGAAGATTTCTAAGATGGATAGGTCTCATACCCGACAGACGTTTTGATTGAGGAGCACGCCCGACTGGTGGATGCCCATACCGGCAGGCGTTTTGGTTGGGATcttaggtcttagatgttaggtttgactgcgaggtctgtttggtattaggcccaaaccatcagcgccccttcatcagctagataggagtagcgacagaggttGCTCAGACGGTGACTTTGGTCTTATtgttgtacgactttgtaaggtcttgtgttaataattaataaattgACCGTAtgtatcgtccagatgcagaggccgggagtatttctccttttcaaaaaaaaattgtaacCAACAGCCTCTCTTGTACTTCCTCCGTACTAAATACAAGTATTTTTATCTATTTTGCTTTGTatatagtctatattggaatcttaaAAAACACTTGTACTAGTATTTAGGTACGGACGAAGTAATCGTTCTCTGCCGTCTTCTAGGAGCATCAATGTGCAGCATGTCCAGGTTGTTGTCTGGGCCCAGACCTGTCTGGAGAAGTCACATTTCACATTTCCTGATCGTCTGTTCCAAATGAACAAATTTCAAGCTTGAGCTATTTCTCGGCCATTGTGAAAGATGGGTAGTCTTGCCTTTGGACTAAAGAGCGGCGCTACCGGACCAGCCCAGAACTAAAGTTGTCGCTTGAGTTTTTCCTTGTCATTTTCGTTATCGATTTTTCTCTGATTACTTtgggtttttgtttttattttttcctcTGTTTTCTTTGTTACTTTCTTCAGTTAATCAGGTTTTTTTTATTCTTACTCCCTATTCATCAACACATGTTTAACTTTTtgatacacattgtatatttttcatATACATCAGGAAAATTTCTTATTACATGTTTACATATTGTCCAAtacattattattttttaaaaatataTGTTTTGATATCAACTTATTTTCAATACACATCTTATATATCTTTATGCACCTAAAATAATTTTTTATATGTTAAACTATTCTAATATATGATTAATATTTTTTTCAGTTGCATGTTCTTGAACATTTTTTGTAAATCGGgttaaaaaaattcgaaaaaaaactCGTTGAACCATTTTTGAATGATGCAAACATTTTAATGAAACTATGAGAACATTTACATtgtaaatattttttgaaaatggcACAAACACATTTTTGAAACACGTGAACatttggaaaatagcatacaaaatTTTTCATGAATGGTAATTTTTTAAATACCCacacatttttttatgttgtataaTATTTTTTAAATGTCACGTACATTATtttgaaacatgtgaacatttCACATATATTTCTTTTCAATGGtacaaacattttttaaagttGACTGAACATTTCTTTCTACAttgcatgaacatttttaaaatgtgcAATGAAAACTTTAAAATAAATTAACTAAATTAGTTTttcacaatatatatatatagtattgtTTTAAATATAAACAATATAAGAAAGAAAAAAATACTTGACATCAGCTGGGAGCCCATATGGTTACTGTGCCGGCCCACTATTGGCTCCCTGTAGGCGAGTAGAGCTACTGTCTAGCATAAAGACATAGCGGCCCCCCTAAGTTTGTTCCAACAATAACACTTATACTGAGAAAATTCATATGCTATTAGTTCACGTATGTGGTCATTCACTTTGGTTAAAACTTCGATTGCAAAGCAAATGAACAATACCGCAATAACTTTTTCTTTCCATTACGCATAATCATAAACAAAAAAAAACATGTGACGCGTGGTAATGCTACTACCACTTGATGGTAATTCAGTTACCGTCATACATGGATCCAATTGTAATTAGCTGCTTTTTTGTACTTCCTCCGTAAGGAGATATAAAAACGTTTAGATTACTAAAGCAGTGgtctaaatgcttttatatttctttataaagGGAGTATATAGGTAGAAATTGTATTACGATCAGGTATATGGCAATTTTTAGTAGCATGTAAATGTAAAAGGTTGAACTGTTTTTATACaaggatgcaaataatgcatactaAGACAATACTAATTAGGCAATTAAGTAATTGATACAATTAGAAAAGGAAAAATTCCAAAAAGAAAAATTAAGTCATACTATATGAAACGTTTCTTACTTTTAAATTGTACCAAATGTagtaatttattttctttttttacatTGCTTCTATCCTCTAATTTTTAGTATGC
The sequence above is a segment of the Triticum dicoccoides isolate Atlit2015 ecotype Zavitan chromosome 1A, WEW_v2.0, whole genome shotgun sequence genome. Coding sequences within it:
- the LOC119279094 gene encoding AAA-ATPase ASD, mitochondrial-like → MEAIAGDVHAHGYGWAGVWSAAASLIFLWSMVQQHLPAQLEEHLAALSRRLQAAITPYVTISIDEHVPASFGRSEAYLAAEAYLSATCASAARRLRADLAADSDRMSVAVDDHEEVADDFRGAKLWWRKTKTLPRGNVISWSAHEEERRTYCLTFHRRHRGLVDALYLPHVLAEGRAATVRNRQRRLFTNNPSSDWSGYDARVWSHVKLEHPSTFATLGMHPDKKRDIIDDLDMFRDGKDYYASVGKAWKRGYLLFGPPGTGKSTMIAAMAKYLDYDVYDLELTSVKNNTELRRLFIETKGKSIIVVEDIDCSLDLTGKRKKKKKKPNKKKSKSGDKKKKAPPAPGAGKDEENKVTLSGLLNFIDGLWSACGGERIIVFTTNHKEKLDPALIRRGRMDVHIEMSYCCFESFKVLAKNYLHVDDHELFHEIRQLLGAVNMTPADVAENLMPKSKKKDVDTSLARLVKALKEAKEEALAKALAGAEHEEGAEDDDEEEDDSSSSSEEEENGKKKEE